The following proteins are co-located in the Chaetodon trifascialis isolate fChaTrf1 chromosome 14, fChaTrf1.hap1, whole genome shotgun sequence genome:
- the olig4 gene encoding oligodendrocyte transcription factor 4, whose amino-acid sequence MDSDSGSTGSRSSSPDLVVDDSAGSFFSNKMFQTYCRENGADSEAGKGRMEHCSGGGKTKTRSELSKDEVQDLRLKVNSRERKRMHDLNQAMDGLREVMPYAQGPSVRKLSKISTLLLARNYILMLSSSLEEMKKLVGDVYGGSAAVQNRTAAHPAIAPAAPTAHLPLHPLAQSLHSLVGSTPSALHHTTSTATTPHSPPSASFLGFHAPVQGLLKDPLHLTSTYRHFPGMPCPCSLCQPLPTTTSTLHSLSMSK is encoded by the coding sequence ATGGATTCTGACTCTGGCTCCACCGGCAGCCGCTCCTCATCCCCAGACCTGGTGGTAGACGACTCTGCTGGGAGCTTCTTCTCCAACAAGATGTTCCAGACGTACTGCCGAGAAAACGGAGCAGACAGCGAGGCCGGTAAGGGCAGGATGGAGCACTGCAGCGGGGGCGGTAAGACCAAGACCAGGTCTGAGCTCAGCAAGGACGAGGTGCAAGACCTGAGACTGAAAGTCAACAGCCGGGAGAGGAAAAGGATGCATGATCTGAACCAGGCGATGGACGGCCTGAGAGAGGTCATGCCCTACGCTCAGGGGCCTTCAGTCCGCAAGCTGTCGAAAATCTCCACCCTGCTGTTAGCTCGCAACTACATCCTCATGCTGTCCAGCTCcttggaggagatgaagaagttAGTGGGGGACGTTTATGGAGGCAGTGCTGCCGTCCAGAACCGCACCGCTGCCCACCCCGCTATTGCCCCTGCAGCCCCCACAGCCCACCTCCCCCTGCATCCTCTGGCCCAGTCTTTGCACTCTCTGGTGGGCAGCACGCCTTCAGCTCTCCATCACACAACTTCTACAGCTACAACCCCACACTCCCCTCCATCCGCCAGCTTCCTGGGTTTTCATGCTCCAGTCCAGGGCCTTTTGAAGGATCCACTCCACCTGACCAGCACCTACAGGCACTTCCCCGGCATGCCCTGCCCCTGCTCACTCTGCCAGCCTTTGCCCACCACTACTTCCACATTGCACAGCCTGTCTATGAGCAAATGA